The DNA region AGTCCGTAGGGCTCCAGGGTGCGGTAGCCATTCACTACGGTGCCGATGAGATGCGAACCCTCGCTCTCCCCTCCTCCGCGCTTGAAATGCGCTTCGAGGAGCTTTTGCACGAGGGCAGGCGTCACTTTGAAATCTGAGGTCTCCTCGTAGCGGATGATCTCGGTGGATGCGCGATATGAAGGGGAACTGACCAGTACCACCGCCTCTTTGGGGAGCGGCAGGCCATGAGCATGGATGTCACGGGAGAGTGCTTCAAGCGCGGAACGCAGGCCCATGCGGAGCGGGCGTCTCTCTGTAGAGAGCGTACTCGCAGCCATAGCCGGGATGTGCACCTTGTCGCCGTGCGCGAGCGCAAGCGCTGCCTCCACGCTGCCTGAAGGAGCGTCTACGGTGAGGACGAGCTTAGGATGCGAATGAAAAGTTGAACGAGAGAACAGTCCCATCGCTAAAAGTATACCGCAGGCACCCTCTTCTCTAAAGGGAGATTATCCAATACGCGAAGATTCGGAGTAGATAGAGAGGAGTGCGAAGAGGAAACTCACCGAGAGCGGGCCCAAGAAGATACCGATGGGGCCGAAGAGCGCGAGTGCGCCGAGCACAGAAAGAAGGACGAGAAGCGGATGGAGGCTCATTCCTCTACCTACGAGCTTGGGACCAAGGAGGTTGTCGATGAGACCGACAGCAAGAGAACCCCATAACAGAAGTCCGAGGGCTGGGAGGCTGCCCACCGCGAAGAAAAGATAGATGATCGCGGGTATGAATATGAGCGCGGTGCCGATGCTCGGTACGAGTGCCGCAAGAGCGGTGAGCGCTCCCCAGAGGATGGCGCTGGGGACACCGAAGAGGGTGAAGCCAATAGCAGCAAGGGTTCCTTGAATGAGCGCTATGAGCAGATTCCCCCTCACCACCGAGTTCACTGCCAGTCCGAGGCGATTAAAGACCTCCTCGTCGTCCTTGTCGTTAAGCGGGGAGAGATCCACCAAGACACGCTTCAGCTTACGGCCGTCACGCAGGAAGTAATACAGAGAGAGCAGGAAGAGGAAGGTTGCGAGGAGAAGAGAGGCTACGCTAGAGAAAGCACTGCCCGCATGGCTGATGATCCAGGTAAGGCTCGTGCGCACGTAAGTGTCGATGTTGGCGGCAAGCTTTGCTGCGAGCCCCTCTGTGCCGGGAATGAAATTACCAACCGCGCTTTCAATGTGCGTCAGGATCTCCATGAGGTGAGTCTCCCCTGCGCCATACTCTATAGAGAGATACAGGTCGCGAGCCTCGTTCCCTACCAGAGTCACCAGGAGCGAGAGTGGGATGAGCACTACCACTAAGCTGAGAAGGACGGTAAGTACAGCAGCCAAGCTGGGCCAGTCCCCCAGGCGCACGCGGATCCGGCCATAGAGCGGGTAGAGCACTACGGAGAAGACTGCTGCCAGGATGAGCGGAGGAAGGAACGGCAGGAAGATGAGACCTACCAAGAAAAAGACTCCTAAAAGGAGGAGTATCAGGAAGTATGGACGTAGTTGTTCACGGTTCATGCTGGATAGTATAGCGCTATTCTCCCGCTTCGCCCAAAACAGAAACGCTCCCCTTGGGGAGCGTTTCTGTTTGAGTTAGGCGTCTTTCTCGGTCGTGGTCTCAGGTTCCTGTACAGGAGCCATGGTCTCAGGAGAAGCGTCGCCCTCGGTTCCGTCAGTCTTCGGCTCTTCAGGAGTCTCGGTTTCGTCCAGTTTCTTCTTGTTATCGTCGTCCATGATGGTGAATAGTTAAACTGGTTGCTAACAGAACCTGCTGACCTTGCAGGATACCCGACCTTAACAGACTTCTCGGATATACGTAAGGGCAAAGAGCGTCTCCTTGCATCCGAGGTCTATTCTTGTGACGACGATTTCCGAGATATCTTACCTGGCCAGGACAAAGATCAGTCTAGCTTCGCAAAAA from Candidatus Parcubacteria bacterium includes:
- a CDS encoding AI-2E family transporter — encoded protein: MNREQLRPYFLILLLLGVFFLVGLIFLPFLPPLILAAVFSVVLYPLYGRIRVRLGDWPSLAAVLTVLLSLVVVLIPLSLLVTLVGNEARDLYLSIEYGAGETHLMEILTHIESAVGNFIPGTEGLAAKLAANIDTYVRTSLTWIISHAGSAFSSVASLLLATFLFLLSLYYFLRDGRKLKRVLVDLSPLNDKDDEEVFNRLGLAVNSVVRGNLLIALIQGTLAAIGFTLFGVPSAILWGALTALAALVPSIGTALIFIPAIIYLFFAVGSLPALGLLLWGSLAVGLIDNLLGPKLVGRGMSLHPLLVLLSVLGALALFGPIGIFLGPLSVSFLFALLSIYSESSRIG